The following coding sequences are from one Heptranchias perlo isolate sHepPer1 chromosome 13, sHepPer1.hap1, whole genome shotgun sequence window:
- the LOC137331091 gene encoding lysophosphatidic acid receptor 6-like has translation MSTATVDDSVKRFQLILSPPTFILGLVLNVVALWVLCFKFKKWTESTIYMTNLIVSDILLLFSLPFKIYAYQVGGTWSLGSGFCNFLESLYYVNTYASILIITLICLDRYIAINHPFLARTFRSPQKTMIACAVVWIAVWSCSTCIYSQWNSKTCFFNHSVSVWKVSIIAFLQTIFLVTAVTMMFCSIQMIRTLRRSGAVKLENRSNSKSVKIVLSNLLTFLVCFTPYHVGILMYFLARSCWISESYLVPLRNFLQICLCLANVNCFLDAIYYYFVIKEFWKSNKSSLKTSN, from the coding sequence ATGTCAACAGCCACAGTGGACGATTCTGTGAAGCGATTTCAGTTAATCCTCTCTCCGCCGACCTTTATTCTGGGGTTGGTTCTCAACGTAGTTGCACTGTGGGTCctgtgcttcaaatttaaaaagtGGACGGAGTCTACGATCTACATGACCAACCTGATCGTTTCAGACATATTGCTGCTTTTCTCCCTGCCTTTCAAAATCTACGCCTATCAGGTCGGTGGGACATGGTCTCTGGGTTCGGGATTCTGCAACTTCTTGGAATCTCTGTACTATGTGAATACCTATGCAAGTATCCTGATCATAACGTTGATCTGCCTGGATCGCTATATCGCCATAAACCACCCCTTTCTGGCCAGAACCTTCAGATCCCCCCAAAAAACCATGATCGCCTGCGCCGTAGTTTGGATTGCTGTCTGGTCTTGCAGCACCTGCATTTATTCTCAATGGAACTCGAAAACCTGTTTCTTCAACCATTCCGTGTCTGTTTGGAAAGTGAGTATTATTGCATTCCTCCAAACCATATTTCTAGTCACCGCTGTCACCATGATGTTCTGCTCCATCCAGATGATCAGAACTCTGCGGAGAAGCGGCGCCGTGAAATTGGAGAACAGATCCAACAGCAAGTCTGTAAAGATCGTCCTTTCAAATCTGTTAACTTTCCTTGTTTGTTTCACACCTTATCATGTGGGGATTCTGATGTACTTTTTAGCACGCAGTTGCTGGATATCAGAGAGTTACCTGGTGCCTCTGCGCAACTTTCTCCAAATCTGCCTGTGTTTAGCAAATGTAAACTGTTTCCTGGATGCCATCTACTACTATTTTGTCATTAAAGAGTTCTGGAAATCAAATAAAAGCAGTCTGAAGACAAGCAACTGA